In a genomic window of Croceibacterium sp. TMG7-5b_MA50:
- a CDS encoding saccharopine dehydrogenase family protein: MSTILVIGAGGVSSVAVHKMAMNAEIFSAIHLASRTKSKCDAIAVSVKERTGQDVATYEIDAEEVPAMVNLIRRVQPKLVVNLALPYQDLPIMDACLEAGVDYLDTANYEPKDQAKFEYHWQWAYHDRFKQAAIMALLGSGFDPGVTSVFAMWLKKHKLKTIRRLDILDCNGGDHGQSFATNFNPEINIREVTAPARHWENGEWVETPAMSVKQGFDFEGVGPKNMYLMYHEELESLARFVPELERARFWMTFGDEYIKHLTVLQNVGMTRIDPVMYEGRPIIPLQFLKAVLPEPSSLGSTTKGKTNIGVIATGEALDGSGEQTFYIKNICDHEEAFAETGNQAVSYTTGVPAMIGSAMVLTGAWTGKGVFNMEEFDPDPFMDMLNTQGLPWTVEQLSAPLEF; this comes from the coding sequence ATGTCCACAATCCTGGTGATCGGCGCGGGCGGGGTCAGCTCGGTCGCGGTGCACAAGATGGCGATGAACGCCGAGATCTTCAGCGCGATCCATCTCGCCAGCCGGACAAAGAGCAAGTGCGATGCCATCGCCGTCTCCGTCAAGGAGCGGACCGGGCAGGACGTCGCCACGTACGAAATCGATGCGGAGGAGGTGCCGGCGATGGTCAACCTGATCCGCCGCGTGCAGCCGAAGCTGGTGGTCAACCTGGCGCTGCCGTACCAGGACCTGCCGATCATGGATGCCTGCCTGGAAGCCGGCGTCGATTACCTCGATACCGCCAATTACGAACCCAAGGATCAGGCCAAGTTCGAATACCACTGGCAGTGGGCGTACCACGACCGGTTCAAGCAGGCCGCGATCATGGCGCTGCTGGGCAGTGGTTTCGACCCCGGCGTGACCAGCGTCTTCGCCATGTGGCTGAAGAAGCACAAGCTGAAGACGATCCGCCGGCTCGACATCCTGGACTGCAATGGCGGCGATCACGGGCAGAGCTTCGCGACCAACTTCAACCCGGAAATCAACATCCGCGAAGTGACCGCGCCCGCCCGCCACTGGGAGAACGGCGAGTGGGTCGAGACCCCGGCGATGAGCGTCAAGCAGGGCTTCGACTTCGAGGGCGTCGGCCCCAAGAACATGTACCTGATGTATCACGAGGAGCTGGAGAGCCTGGCCAGGTTCGTGCCGGAATTGGAGCGGGCGCGGTTCTGGATGACGTTCGGTGACGAGTACATCAAGCACCTGACCGTGCTGCAGAATGTCGGAATGACCCGGATCGACCCGGTGATGTACGAAGGGCGCCCGATCATTCCGTTGCAGTTCCTGAAGGCCGTGCTGCCGGAACCGTCCAGCCTGGGCTCCACGACCAAGGGCAAGACCAATATCGGCGTGATCGCCACGGGCGAGGCGCTGGACGGTTCGGGGGAGCAGACCTTCTACATCAAAAACATCTGCGACCATGAGGAGGCCTTTGCCGAGACCGGCAACCAGGCGGTCAGCTACACCACCGGCGTGCCCGCGATGATCGGCAGCGCCATGGTGCTGACGGGTGCGTGGACAGGCAAGGGCGTGTTCAACATGGAGGAGTTCGATCCCGATCCGTTCATGGACATGCTGAACACGCAAGGCCTGCCCTGGACGGTCGAGCAGCTCTCCGCCCCGCTGGAGTTCTGA
- a CDS encoding pyridoxal-phosphate dependent enzyme, whose product MSVEAVRIPTQAGVARAAEKIAAILPPTPLLPFTCREQQVYAKAECLQPIGVFKIRGAWHRLSDLTEEERAAGVVGVSSGNHAQGVAWAARRLGIAAAIVMPADAPQVKLARVRELGAEVVTYDRRTEDRDAISRALAAERDATLVHAFGDAWVIEGQGSTGIELSAQMQALAGGDPTRIITPLGGGGLAAGLALACPDAEIVGVEPEGWDDVARSLATGTIQRVAADAPATACDALQTPATWPVNFAVLNGRISAVTVSEAEVRAAQRFAFAQLRLVLEPGGATALAAALAGKVALDGRTALVLSGGNTDAASFARVLEEAA is encoded by the coding sequence ATGAGTGTCGAAGCGGTCAGAATTCCGACACAGGCCGGCGTGGCGCGCGCGGCGGAGAAGATCGCGGCGATCCTGCCGCCCACCCCGCTGCTGCCGTTCACTTGTCGCGAACAGCAGGTGTACGCCAAGGCCGAGTGCCTGCAACCGATCGGCGTGTTCAAGATCCGCGGCGCCTGGCACCGCCTGTCCGACCTGACGGAGGAGGAGCGCGCGGCTGGCGTGGTCGGCGTGTCGAGCGGCAACCACGCGCAGGGCGTCGCCTGGGCCGCGCGGCGGCTGGGTATCGCGGCAGCGATCGTGATGCCGGCCGATGCGCCGCAGGTGAAGCTGGCGCGCGTGCGCGAATTGGGTGCGGAGGTCGTGACCTATGACCGGCGGACCGAGGATCGCGACGCCATCTCCCGCGCTCTGGCGGCGGAACGGGACGCGACGCTGGTTCACGCCTTCGGCGATGCATGGGTGATCGAAGGTCAGGGCAGCACCGGCATCGAACTGTCGGCGCAGATGCAGGCGCTGGCGGGTGGCGACCCTACGCGGATCATCACCCCGCTGGGCGGCGGCGGCCTGGCCGCGGGCCTCGCTCTCGCCTGCCCCGATGCCGAGATCGTGGGCGTGGAGCCCGAAGGCTGGGACGACGTCGCCCGCAGCCTCGCCACCGGCACGATCCAGCGCGTCGCTGCCGATGCCCCTGCCACCGCCTGCGACGCCTTGCAGACGCCCGCCACCTGGCCAGTCAACTTCGCCGTCCTCAACGGCCGCATCAGCGCGGTGACGGTGTCCGAGGCGGAGGTCCGCGCCGCCCAGCGCTTCGCCTTCGCGCAATTGCGGCTGGTCCTGGAACCCGGCGGCGCCACCGCGCTGGCCGCGGCGCTAGCGGGCAAGGTCGCGCTGGACGGGCGAACGGCACTGGTGCTGTCAGGCGGCAACACCGATGCGGCGAGCTTTGCCAGGGTGCTGGAGGAGGCGGCTTAA
- a CDS encoding trehalose-6-phosphate synthase, with protein sequence MSRLVVISNRVAVPKARGAAGAQGGLAGALNAALKQNGGIWFGWSGQETDRFTGNINVQRSDGVTTATIDLEQQDVEEYYNGYANSTLWPLFHYRIDLTEYEQEFGRGYERVNERFAESVLPLIEPEDTVWVHDYHLMPLGERLRARGIKNRIGFFLHIPWPPTRLFVSLPFHERLVRAMLHYDLLGFQTTEWLESFLHYCERELHATVDHERCVVELDGRRTIAKAYPIGVDYDHFMAQGQTMAAKTAFRRLKDSSRTRTAMIGVDRLDYSKGLPERIDGIGRFFDTYPERIKDLLFIQIAPPSREDIGSYQKIRTMLEQKTGMINGARSDVDLVPIRYVNRGYSTAELFGFYRASKIGLVTPLRDGMNLVAKEYVAAQDPEDPGVLILSRFAGAALQMGEALLVNPYSPDDVAHSIRLALDMSLAERKARWEQLIVTVREENVLRWTEDFIGDLERVSAPA encoded by the coding sequence TTGAGCCGTCTTGTCGTCATTTCCAATCGCGTCGCAGTTCCCAAGGCACGGGGGGCCGCAGGGGCCCAGGGTGGCTTGGCCGGCGCACTGAACGCGGCCTTGAAGCAGAATGGCGGCATCTGGTTCGGCTGGTCGGGGCAGGAGACCGACAGGTTCACCGGCAACATCAATGTCCAGCGATCGGACGGGGTGACCACCGCCACGATCGACCTGGAACAGCAGGATGTCGAAGAATACTACAACGGCTACGCCAATTCGACGCTGTGGCCGCTGTTCCACTACCGCATCGACCTGACCGAGTACGAGCAGGAGTTCGGCCGCGGGTACGAGCGGGTCAATGAACGTTTTGCCGAAAGCGTGCTGCCGCTGATCGAGCCCGAGGATACTGTCTGGGTCCACGACTACCACCTGATGCCGCTGGGCGAGAGGTTGCGGGCGCGGGGGATCAAGAACCGGATCGGTTTCTTCCTCCACATTCCCTGGCCGCCGACGCGGCTGTTCGTCAGCCTGCCGTTTCACGAGCGGCTGGTGCGGGCGATGCTGCATTACGACCTGCTCGGGTTCCAGACGACCGAGTGGCTGGAAAGCTTCCTGCACTATTGCGAGCGGGAACTGCATGCGACGGTCGATCACGAACGCTGCGTGGTGGAACTGGACGGCCGGCGCACGATCGCCAAGGCTTACCCGATCGGCGTCGACTACGATCATTTCATGGCGCAGGGCCAGACCATGGCGGCCAAGACGGCGTTCCGCCGGCTGAAGGATTCCAGCCGCACGCGGACCGCGATGATCGGTGTCGACCGGCTGGACTATTCCAAGGGCCTGCCCGAACGGATCGACGGCATCGGCCGGTTTTTCGACACCTATCCCGAGCGGATCAAGGACCTGCTGTTCATCCAGATCGCGCCCCCCAGCCGGGAGGATATCGGATCGTACCAGAAGATCCGCACGATGCTGGAACAGAAGACCGGTATGATCAACGGCGCACGCAGCGATGTGGACCTGGTGCCGATCCGGTACGTCAACCGGGGCTACAGCACGGCGGAGCTGTTCGGCTTCTATCGCGCATCCAAGATCGGCCTGGTCACCCCGCTGCGTGACGGCATGAACCTGGTGGCGAAGGAATATGTCGCCGCGCAGGACCCGGAGGATCCGGGCGTGCTGATCCTGTCGCGCTTCGCCGGGGCGGCCCTGCAGATGGGCGAGGCGCTGCTGGTGAACCCGTACAGCCCGGATGACGTGGCCCACAGCATCCGGCTGGCGCTGGACATGTCGCTGGCCGAGCGCAAGGCGCGGTGGGAGCAGCTGATCGTGACCGTGCGGGAGGAAAATGTCCTGCGCTGGACGGAGGATTTCATCGGCGATCTGGAGCGGGTGTCGGCGCCAGCGTGA
- a CDS encoding glycoside hydrolase family 15 protein — MSAADGANPASLELWPVGNCQVSGMIDDRAGLVWGCIPRVDGDPVFCSLLNGERPDRGVWRFALEGQVRATQRYERNTPILVTRLEAEDGSAVEITDFCPRFERSGRMYRPVAFVRIVRPVAGVPRLTITLAPVHDYGAAEPVTTSGSNHIRYLLGEQTLRLSTDAPVGYVETGKTYRVESDQHFFLGPDEPFVGNLRAELRQLEEQTRKYWRLWVRGLATPFEWQEEVIRCAITLKLCQHEETGAIVAALTTSIPEAPDSGRNWDYRFCWIRDSYYTVQALNRLGALDVLEKYLAYLRNIVDDARGGQIQPLYSVMGVAELTENVAPALSGYRAMGPVRVGNAAYHQVQHDCYGQIVLPTVQAFFDQRLLRVADERDFARLEQVGEMAWKMHDQPDAGLWEFRTREEVHTYSVVMCWAACDRLANVAERLGRVDRATLWHDRADAIRTRIDRDAWVADSDERDGFYKASFESEYLDASLLQLLEMRFLEPDDPRFAGTIDAIERKLRRGEHMLRYQREDDFGPPETAFNICTFWLIDALARMGRHHEARELFCIMLDHRTRSGLLSEDMDFVTGELWGNFPQTYSLVGVINCAGLLSKNWNTVR, encoded by the coding sequence GTGAGCGCCGCGGACGGCGCCAATCCCGCCAGCCTTGAACTGTGGCCGGTCGGCAATTGCCAGGTCTCCGGCATGATCGATGATCGCGCCGGCCTTGTTTGGGGCTGCATCCCGCGGGTCGATGGCGATCCGGTGTTCTGCTCCCTGCTGAATGGCGAGCGGCCGGATCGCGGAGTGTGGCGCTTCGCGCTGGAGGGGCAGGTGCGCGCCACGCAGCGATATGAACGCAACACCCCGATCCTCGTCACCCGGTTGGAGGCGGAGGACGGCAGCGCGGTGGAGATCACCGACTTCTGCCCCCGTTTCGAACGGTCCGGGCGCATGTACCGCCCGGTCGCGTTCGTGCGGATCGTGCGCCCGGTCGCCGGCGTGCCGCGCCTGACCATCACGCTTGCTCCCGTGCACGATTACGGCGCGGCCGAGCCTGTCACCACCAGCGGCAGCAACCACATCCGCTACCTGCTGGGTGAGCAGACGCTGCGCCTGTCGACCGATGCGCCCGTCGGCTATGTGGAGACAGGCAAGACCTACCGGGTGGAAAGCGATCAGCACTTCTTCTTGGGGCCGGACGAGCCGTTCGTCGGCAATCTTCGCGCCGAGTTGCGGCAGCTGGAGGAGCAGACGCGCAAATACTGGCGGCTGTGGGTCCGCGGCCTCGCCACTCCGTTCGAGTGGCAGGAGGAGGTGATCCGCTGCGCCATTACGCTGAAGCTGTGCCAGCACGAGGAAACCGGCGCGATCGTCGCCGCGCTGACCACTTCGATCCCCGAAGCGCCCGACAGCGGCCGTAATTGGGACTACCGCTTCTGCTGGATCCGCGATTCTTACTACACGGTGCAGGCGCTGAACCGGTTGGGGGCGCTCGACGTGCTGGAGAAGTACCTCGCATATCTGCGCAACATCGTGGACGATGCGCGTGGCGGGCAGATCCAGCCGCTTTATTCGGTGATGGGCGTGGCGGAGCTGACGGAGAATGTCGCGCCGGCGCTGTCCGGCTATCGCGCGATGGGGCCGGTACGGGTGGGCAATGCCGCCTACCATCAGGTGCAGCACGACTGCTACGGCCAGATCGTGCTGCCGACCGTGCAGGCGTTCTTCGACCAGCGTCTGTTGCGGGTGGCTGACGAACGTGATTTCGCCCGGCTGGAGCAGGTGGGCGAGATGGCCTGGAAGATGCACGATCAGCCCGATGCGGGCCTGTGGGAATTCCGCACCCGGGAAGAGGTCCATACCTATTCCGTGGTGATGTGCTGGGCAGCCTGTGACCGGCTCGCCAATGTGGCCGAGCGGCTGGGCAGGGTGGATCGCGCGACGCTCTGGCACGATCGTGCCGATGCCATTCGCACCCGCATCGATCGCGACGCCTGGGTCGCGGATTCCGACGAACGGGACGGTTTCTACAAGGCGAGCTTCGAGAGCGAGTACCTCGATGCCAGCCTGCTCCAGCTGCTGGAAATGCGCTTCCTGGAGCCGGACGATCCGCGCTTCGCCGGGACCATCGATGCGATCGAACGCAAGCTGCGCCGGGGCGAGCATATGCTGCGCTACCAGCGGGAGGATGATTTCGGCCCGCCGGAAACCGCCTTCAACATCTGCACCTTCTGGCTGATCGATGCGCTAGCACGGATGGGCCGGCACCACGAGGCGCGGGAGCTGTTCTGCATCATGCTGGACCACCGCACCCGGTCGGGCCTGCTGTCGGAGGACATGGACTTCGTCACGGGCGAGTTGTGGGGGAACTTCCCCCAGACCTATTCGCTCGTTGGGGTAATCAATTGCGCTGGCCTCCTCTCTAAGAACTGGAACACTGTCCGTTGA
- the otsB gene encoding trehalose-phosphatase produces MLPDNLPPSPPPLAALRADRPIALFLDFDGTLIDLAPTPDSITVGDGLADRLADLADQLDGRLALVSGRAIPDLQRHLGPLRVARAGSHGIARELADGSLLGDAPVALPPEAEAALQDFAAAHGFMLEAKPHGAALHYRSDPALEPAGLAFAGELAAVHLLEVKRGKSVIELVRPGVSKEGAVRAFMQVAPFSGAMPVFVGDDITDEDGFRAAEALGGFGVLVGDRTPTRARHRLPDVIAVHDWLGL; encoded by the coding sequence ATGTTACCGGACAATCTCCCCCCGTCGCCTCCGCCCCTCGCCGCTCTGCGCGCCGACCGGCCAATAGCGTTGTTTCTCGATTTCGACGGCACCCTGATCGATCTCGCCCCGACGCCCGATAGCATCACCGTCGGTGATGGTCTGGCGGATCGCCTGGCCGACCTGGCTGACCAGCTTGACGGCCGGCTGGCCCTGGTCAGCGGCCGGGCCATTCCCGACCTGCAGCGGCATCTCGGGCCCTTGCGGGTGGCACGTGCCGGATCGCATGGCATCGCCCGCGAACTCGCCGATGGCTCGCTGCTGGGTGATGCGCCGGTGGCACTGCCGCCGGAAGCCGAGGCTGCGCTGCAGGATTTCGCCGCCGCGCACGGCTTCATGCTGGAAGCCAAGCCTCACGGCGCGGCGCTCCATTATCGCAGCGACCCTGCTTTGGAGCCGGCGGGCCTCGCCTTCGCGGGGGAACTGGCGGCCGTGCACCTGCTGGAGGTGAAGCGCGGCAAGAGCGTGATCGAGCTTGTGCGGCCCGGCGTCAGCAAGGAAGGGGCGGTGCGTGCCTTCATGCAGGTAGCGCCGTTCAGCGGCGCCATGCCGGTGTTCGTGGGTGACGACATCACCGACGAGGATGGCTTCCGCGCGGCCGAGGCGCTGGGCGGCTTCGGCGTCCTGGTCGGCGACCGCACTCCTACGCGCGCACGGCACCGGCTGCCTGACGTCATCGCCGTTCACGACTGGCTCGGCCTGTGA
- a CDS encoding response regulator transcription factor — translation MRHKPVIPVLHRSRLIVHGGQAHMARRHNIFSTDPACAHFAPFVHGDTSYSFHLLGSVAPARLLDSGAWLFVDWLLPDLSGLELCRRLRADSQLADAHITLVLEEDSLEDRRRALAAGADDYAIGPLDRQAMLDRVLALSAGGASVLPEQQITLGALQINVAGQQASWQGQLVPLRPNEFRVLRFMAQQPNRVLSRQDLVVALGKAGDPDYLRTVDVWIKRLRSGLKAAGAPRLLRTVHGRGYVLDIL, via the coding sequence ATGCGTCACAAGCCGGTCATACCGGTGCTGCACCGCTCCCGCCTCATCGTCCATGGGGGACAGGCGCACATGGCCAGACGGCACAACATCTTCAGCACCGATCCGGCTTGCGCCCATTTTGCGCCCTTCGTGCATGGTGACACCAGCTACAGCTTCCACCTCCTCGGCTCCGTGGCGCCTGCCCGGCTGCTGGACAGCGGCGCCTGGCTGTTCGTCGACTGGTTGCTGCCCGACCTGTCCGGGCTGGAATTGTGCCGTCGCCTGCGGGCCGATTCGCAATTGGCCGACGCGCACATCACGCTGGTGCTGGAGGAAGACAGCCTGGAAGACCGGCGCCGCGCACTGGCGGCAGGCGCCGACGATTACGCGATCGGTCCGCTAGACCGCCAGGCCATGCTGGACCGGGTCCTGGCGCTGAGCGCGGGCGGCGCCAGCGTGCTGCCGGAACAGCAGATCACGCTGGGCGCATTGCAGATCAATGTGGCCGGCCAGCAGGCCAGTTGGCAGGGGCAGCTGGTGCCGCTGCGCCCCAACGAGTTCCGCGTGCTCCGCTTCATGGCGCAGCAGCCCAACCGCGTGCTCAGCCGGCAGGATCTGGTGGTGGCGCTCGGCAAGGCGGGTGATCCGGATTATCTGCGCACCGTGGATGTGTGGATCAAGCGCCTACGATCGGGGCTGAAAGCTGCCGGCGCGCCGCGCTTGCTGCGTACCGTGCATGGCCGCGGCTACGTGCTCGACATTTTGTAG
- a CDS encoding TonB-dependent receptor — MTTAKQLAGLLLLTTGLSAPFGACAQGTTASTNAGVPAGVPNQQPAVQDATADQIDPATGEPVPTEADISVPGGEIIVTGRINRDLQRNATQVLSILSAEQIARTGEGDIAGALGRVTGLSVQGNGFVFVRGLGDRYSLALLNGLPLPSPEPLSRVVPLDIFPTNVVASSLVQKTYSANYPGEFGGGVINLTTSAVPDESFVTVGGGISGDTETTGQVGYSYFGSDSDWTGFDDGSRDTPPALQAFFDSGQQLSDVTDRGTVRDIIKDITNPQFMTLQRLNRLPVNFSGAITAGTGIDVGEGRLGIIATAGINNRWRNRLIQSDASGSADLQLNSSFLNYTTDNRVLVNGLLGLGFEIGEHRFRWTNLYIRDTLKQSVLGIGTNFDSGNAEVDQNTSWFERQLIDTQFVGEMEFGDLGVDLRAGYAQTQREAPFEYSLDYFQSPGESNPFPGLWQNTLDGQRSDARVVFSDLTEDNYSAGLDLSYPVLDWLTTTVGYAYTKTDRISSRREFRIRANGAFPAAFSLLQPAGLLSDDVIDFGESDANTDPSSRYQLLLDETTSATPTFLADLEVHGAYIQARAEPVAGLTIDAGVRYEDAVQTVAPDLSVYTNPLPDSGATTSLGNDYFLPAATLTYEVTDGLQARLSASRTIARPQFRELIFQAYQDPESTRVFQGNPLLTDSELLNLEARAEYYPAGGVRALVAGFYKNIDRPIEAFATYADGRVLTSFANAPSAELYGAEAEFEYRYDLADIGDFFSTKELLVVANYTYTQSSISVQEGDRTAVFGYGTDDATLFFRPDAPLTGQSDHLVNLQLGLEDSEQLQQLTFLFSYASDRVVSRGFNQLPDILETPGTRLDVVFRQGLELGGTNAELKLEARNIFGTDHQEFQDNGTNRIEINSWDIGTTFGASLSVTF, encoded by the coding sequence ATGACCACTGCGAAGCAGCTGGCAGGGCTGTTGCTGCTCACCACCGGCCTTTCGGCCCCCTTCGGCGCCTGCGCGCAGGGCACCACCGCGTCCACCAATGCCGGCGTGCCCGCGGGCGTGCCGAACCAGCAGCCGGCCGTCCAGGATGCGACCGCCGACCAGATCGATCCGGCGACGGGCGAGCCGGTCCCGACGGAAGCGGACATCTCCGTTCCCGGTGGCGAGATCATCGTGACGGGCCGCATCAACCGCGACCTGCAGCGCAACGCGACGCAGGTGCTGTCCATCCTGTCGGCGGAACAGATCGCCCGAACGGGCGAGGGCGACATCGCCGGTGCGCTGGGCCGGGTGACCGGCCTGTCGGTGCAGGGCAACGGCTTCGTGTTCGTCCGCGGCCTCGGCGACCGGTACTCCCTCGCGCTGCTGAACGGCCTTCCGCTGCCGAGCCCGGAACCGCTCAGCCGCGTGGTCCCGCTCGACATCTTCCCGACCAACGTGGTCGCATCCTCGCTGGTGCAGAAGACCTATTCCGCCAACTATCCGGGCGAGTTCGGCGGCGGCGTCATCAACCTGACGACCTCCGCAGTGCCTGACGAAAGCTTCGTCACTGTCGGCGGTGGGATCAGCGGCGATACCGAGACGACCGGCCAGGTGGGCTACAGCTACTTCGGATCGGACAGCGACTGGACCGGCTTCGATGACGGTTCGCGCGACACGCCGCCGGCCTTGCAGGCGTTCTTCGACAGTGGTCAGCAGCTGAGCGATGTGACCGATCGCGGCACGGTGCGTGATATCATCAAGGATATCACCAACCCGCAATTCATGACGCTGCAGCGGCTGAACCGCCTGCCGGTCAACTTCTCCGGCGCGATCACCGCGGGCACCGGCATCGATGTGGGCGAGGGGCGGCTTGGCATCATCGCCACGGCCGGGATCAACAATCGCTGGCGCAACCGCCTGATCCAGAGCGATGCATCGGGCAGCGCGGACCTGCAGCTCAATTCCTCGTTCCTCAACTACACCACCGACAACCGCGTGCTGGTGAACGGCCTGCTGGGTCTCGGTTTCGAGATCGGCGAGCATCGCTTCCGCTGGACCAACCTGTATATCCGCGACACGTTGAAGCAGTCGGTGCTGGGCATCGGCACCAATTTCGACAGCGGCAATGCGGAGGTGGACCAGAACACCTCGTGGTTCGAGCGCCAGCTGATCGACACGCAATTCGTCGGCGAGATGGAATTTGGCGATCTGGGCGTCGACCTTCGCGCCGGCTATGCCCAGACCCAGCGCGAGGCACCGTTCGAATACTCGCTCGACTATTTCCAGAGCCCGGGCGAAAGCAACCCGTTCCCCGGCCTGTGGCAGAACACGCTGGATGGGCAGCGCAGTGATGCGCGGGTGGTGTTCTCCGACCTCACGGAGGATAATTATTCCGCCGGTCTCGACCTGTCCTACCCGGTGCTGGATTGGCTGACCACGACGGTCGGCTATGCCTACACCAAGACGGACCGTATCTCCTCCCGCAGGGAGTTCCGCATCCGCGCCAATGGTGCGTTCCCTGCGGCGTTCAGCCTGTTGCAGCCGGCCGGTCTGTTGAGCGACGACGTGATCGACTTCGGCGAGAGCGACGCCAACACCGATCCGTCCTCCCGCTACCAGCTGCTCCTGGACGAGACGACCAGTGCGACCCCGACCTTCCTGGCCGACCTGGAGGTGCATGGCGCCTACATCCAGGCTCGCGCGGAGCCTGTCGCCGGGCTGACGATCGATGCCGGCGTCCGGTATGAGGATGCGGTGCAGACGGTTGCGCCGGACCTGTCGGTCTACACCAATCCCTTGCCGGACAGCGGGGCGACCACCTCGCTCGGCAATGATTACTTCCTGCCGGCCGCGACACTGACCTACGAAGTCACGGACGGGTTGCAGGCGCGGCTCAGCGCCTCGCGCACCATCGCCCGGCCACAGTTCCGCGAGTTGATCTTCCAGGCGTACCAGGATCCGGAATCCACCCGCGTGTTCCAGGGCAATCCGCTGCTGACCGACAGCGAGCTGCTGAACCTGGAAGCGCGCGCCGAATATTACCCCGCCGGCGGCGTGCGTGCGCTGGTGGCGGGTTTCTACAAGAATATCGATCGCCCGATCGAAGCCTTCGCCACCTATGCCGATGGCCGCGTGCTGACGAGCTTCGCGAACGCTCCTTCCGCCGAACTTTACGGCGCGGAGGCCGAGTTCGAGTACCGGTACGACCTTGCCGACATCGGCGACTTCTTCTCCACGAAGGAACTGCTGGTGGTCGCCAACTATACCTACACGCAATCGTCCATCAGCGTGCAGGAAGGCGATAGGACCGCCGTGTTCGGCTACGGCACCGATGATGCCACGCTTTTCTTCCGTCCTGATGCGCCGCTGACCGGCCAGTCGGATCACCTGGTGAACCTGCAGCTCGGATTGGAAGACAGCGAGCAGCTGCAGCAGCTGACGTTCCTGTTCTCCTATGCCAGCGACCGTGTGGTGAGCCGCGGGTTCAACCAGCTGCCCGACATTCTGGAGACGCCGGGCACAAGGCTAGACGTCGTGTTCCGACAAGGGCTGGAACTGGGCGGAACCAATGCCGAGCTGAAGCTGGAGGCGCGCAACATCTTCGGCACCGACCATCAGGAATTCCAAGACAACGGCACCAACCGGATCGAGATCAATTCCTGGGACATCGGCACCACGTTCGGTGCTTCCCTGTCCGTCACCTTCTGA
- a CDS encoding tetratricopeptide repeat protein, whose product MAIIGVACIIKHLIAESIAMTSLSLLAAAIVLVGQPITSVPGPDMKITELREVAYEELMDGQTEAAVSVIEAELAERPGDPALLINLGSAYLRQGRAAEAATLFQQAADSRVRYDLELADGRWMDSRRAAKLAQVNAGGRMLLASR is encoded by the coding sequence ATGGCGATCATCGGCGTAGCCTGCATCATCAAACATTTAATTGCGGAGAGTATCGCCATGACCTCGCTTTCCCTTCTTGCCGCCGCCATCGTGCTGGTCGGCCAGCCGATCACCTCCGTTCCCGGCCCTGACATGAAGATCACCGAACTGCGCGAAGTCGCTTACGAGGAACTGATGGACGGCCAGACCGAGGCTGCGGTCTCGGTGATCGAGGCCGAGCTGGCGGAGCGTCCGGGCGACCCGGCCCTGCTGATCAACTTGGGCAGCGCCTATCTCCGCCAGGGTCGCGCGGCAGAGGCTGCGACCTTGTTCCAGCAGGCCGCGGACAGCCGGGTGCGCTACGATCTGGAACTGGCCGACGGCCGCTGGATGGATTCGCGCCGTGCGGCCAAACTGGCGCAGGTGAATGCCGGTGGCAGGATGCTGCTCGCGAGCAGATGA
- a CDS encoding lytic transglycosylase domain-containing protein codes for MILRTALIATAAMLATHGLPAHADVLEIGANGDAVWLTGSSATSPVDAGAPASLAEIPPEAGIVPDHAIAMLAAQAGTVPQLYAAKVAELAARYDLSPALIEALVWQESRWRADARSPVGARGLAQLMPGTARDLGVNPDDPFANLEGGARYLREQIDRFGGDIEQALAAYNAGPGRVMRAGGVPRIRETQGYVSAIMGRLSDHSRSDK; via the coding sequence ATGATTCTGCGCACTGCACTGATTGCCACAGCAGCGATGCTGGCCACGCACGGTCTGCCTGCGCACGCCGACGTGCTGGAGATCGGGGCGAATGGCGACGCCGTGTGGCTGACCGGTTCGTCGGCAACCTCTCCCGTGGATGCTGGCGCCCCGGCGTCGCTGGCGGAAATACCACCGGAAGCCGGGATTGTTCCCGACCACGCGATCGCCATGCTGGCAGCGCAGGCAGGCACGGTGCCGCAGCTCTACGCCGCCAAGGTGGCGGAGCTTGCCGCACGCTATGATCTCAGCCCCGCACTGATAGAGGCGCTGGTCTGGCAAGAAAGCCGCTGGCGCGCCGATGCCCGCAGCCCCGTGGGCGCGCGGGGCCTCGCCCAGTTGATGCCGGGCACCGCCCGCGACCTGGGCGTGAACCCCGATGATCCGTTCGCCAACCTGGAAGGCGGCGCGCGCTACCTGCGCGAGCAGATCGATCGCTTCGGCGGCGATATCGAACAGGCGCTTGCCGCCTACAATGCCGGGCCAGGTCGTGTGATGCGTGCCGGCGGCGTCCCCCGCATCCGCGAGACCCAGGGCTACGTTTCTGCCATCATGGGCCGCCTTTCCGATCATTCCCGGAGTGACAAGTGA